The Euphorbia lathyris chromosome 2, ddEupLath1.1, whole genome shotgun sequence genome includes a window with the following:
- the LOC136218376 gene encoding bidirectional sugar transporter SWEET15-like, translating into MAPHHLPVLVFGLLGNVVSFLVYLSPLPTFYTVLKRKSTEGFQSIPYSVALFSAMLTLYYATLKQNALMLITINSIGCVIEAIYLIIYLIYATNTSRIYTLKLVGIFNTSSYVLIVVLTNRLLEGDMRMHVVGWICAIFSVCVFAAPLSIMRLVIRTKSVEYMPFSLSFFLTLCALCWLGYGLAVQDFYIASPNILGFLFGVAQMILYLIYKKKKNEQILPETNSKELALKEAPTPNQLNV; encoded by the exons ATGGCACCACATCATCTCCCAGTTCTTGTGTTTGGTCTTCTGG GTAATGTGGTGTCCTTCTTGGTGTATTTGTCTCCGTT GCCAACATTCTATACTGTTCTGAAAAGGAAATCAACAGAAGGATTCCAATCTATACCTTATTCAGTAGCATTATTCAGTGCAATGTTGACACTCTATTATGCAACCCTCAAGCAAAATGCATTAATGCTTATAACCATTAACTCCATTGGTTGTGTAATTGAAGCCATATACCTCATCATCTACCTCATATATGCAACAAACACTTCTAGA ATTTATACGTTGAAACTGGTAGGCATATTCAATACTAGCAGTTATGTATTGATCGTAGTATTGACAAACCGATTATTAGAGGGAGATATGAGGATGCATGTTGTTGGATGGATCTGTGCTATCTTCTCAGTCTGCGTCTTTGCTGCTCCTCTTAGTATCATG AGACTTGTTATACGAACAAAGAGTGTAGAATACATGCCATTCTCGCTTTCCTTCTTCCTCACTCTGTGTGCGCTCTGCTGGTTGGGATATGGCCTTGCTGTTCAAGACTTCTATATTGCT TCGCCAAACATACTCGgattcctattcggagtagctCAGATGATACTCTACTTGATCTacaagaagaaaaagaatgaaCAGATATTGCCTGAAACCAACTCTAAAGAATTAGCACTCAAAGAGGCACCAACACCAAATCAACTCAATGTCTGA